One segment of Physeter macrocephalus isolate SW-GA chromosome 3, ASM283717v5, whole genome shotgun sequence DNA contains the following:
- the CTPS1 gene encoding CTP synthase 1 isoform X1: protein MKYILVTGGVISGIGKGIIASSVGTILKSCGLHVTSIKIDPYINIDAGTFSPYEHGEVFVLDDGGEVDLDLGNYERFLDIRLTKDNNLTTGKIYQYVINKERKGDYLGKTVQVVPHITDAIQEWVMRQALIPVDEDGLEPQVCVIELGGTVGDIESMPFIEAFRQFQFKVKRENFCNIHVSLVPQPSSTGEQKTKPTQNSVRELRGLGLSPDLVVCRCSNPLDTSVKEKISMFCHVEPEQVICVHDVSSIYRVPLLLEEQGVVDYFLRRLDLPIERQPRKMLMKWKEMADRYDRLLETCSIALVGKYTKFSDSYASVIKALEHSALAINHKLEIKYIDSTDLEPSTLQEEPVRYHEAWQKLCSAHGVLVPGGFGVRGTEGKIQAISWARKQKKPFLGVCLGMQLAVVEFSRNVLGWQDANSTEFDPNTNHPVVIDMPEHNPGQMGGTMRLGKRRTLFQTTNSVMRKLYGDADYLEERHRHRFEVNPVLKKCLEEQGLKFVGQDVEGERMEIVELEDHPFFVGVQYHPEFLSRPIKPSPPYFGLLLASVGRLPHYLQKGCRLSPRDTYSDRSGSSSPDSEITELKFPSINHD from the exons ATGAAGTACATTCTAGTTACTGGTGGTGTCATATCAGGAATTGGAAAAGGAATCATCGCCAGCAGTGTGGGCACAATACTCAAGTCATGTGGTTTACATGTAACCTCCATTAAAATTGACCCGTATATTAACATTGATGCAGGAACATTCTCTCCTTATGAGCATG GTGAGGTTTTTGTGCTGGATGATGGTGGGGAAGTAGACCTTGACCTGGGTAACTATGAACGTTTCCTTGACATCCGCCTCACCAAGGACAATAATCTGACCACTGGAAAGATCTATCAGTACGTCATTAACAAGGAACGCAAAGGAGATTACTTGGGGAAAACTGTCCAAG TCGTCCCGCACATCACAGATGCAATCCAGGAGTGGGTAATGAGACAGGCGTTAATACCCGTGGATGAAGATGGCCTGGAGCCTCAAGTGTGTGTTATTGAG CTTGGTGGGACAGTAGGAGATATAGAAAGCATGCCCTTTATTGAGGCCTTCCGTCAATTCCAGTTCAAGGTCAAAAGAGAGAACTTCTGTAACATTCATGTCAGTCTAGTTCCTCAG CCAAGTTCAACAGGGGAACAGAAGACTAAACCCACCCAGAACAGTGTTCGGGAACTCAGAGGGCTTGGGCTTTCCCCAGATCTG GTTGTGTGCAGGTGCTCAAATCCTCTTGACACAtcagtgaaagagaaaatatcaatGTTCTGCCATGTGGAACCTGAACAA GTGATCTGTGTCCACGATGTCTCGTCCATCTACCGAGTCCCCTTGTTGTTAGAAGAGCAGGGGGTTGTAGATTATTTTCTCCGGAGACTTGACCTTCCTATTGAGAGGCAGCCGCGGAAAATGCTAATGAAGTGGAAAGAGATGGCTGACAG ATATGATCGCCTGCTGGAGACCTGCTCTATTGCCCTCGTGGGCAAATACACCAAGTTCTCAGACTCGTACGCCTCTGTCATTAAAGCTCTGGAGCATTCTGCACTGGCCATAAACCACAAATTGGAAATCAAG TACATAGATTCCACGGACTTGGAGCCGAGCACCTTGCAGGAGGAGCCCGTGCGCTACCATGAGGCCTGGCAGAAGCTATGCAGTGCTCA TGGCGTGCTGGTTCCGGGAGGATTTGGTGTCCGAGGGACTGAAGGAAAAATCCAAGCGATCTCCTGGGCTCGGAAACAGAAGAAGCCTTTTTTGG GCGTGTGCTTAGGAATGCAGTTGGCAGTGGTtgaattttcaagaaatgtgCTGGGATGGCAAG ATGCCAATTCTACAGAGTTTGACCCTAACACCAATCATCCTGTG GTCATAGACATGCCAGAACACAACCCTGGCCAGATGGGCGGAACCATGAGGCTGGGCAAGAGGAGAACCCTGTTCCAGACCACGAACTCTGTCATGA GGAAACTCTACGGAGATGCAGATTACCTGGAAGAGAGGCACCGCCACAGATTTGAG GTGAATCCAGTCTTGAAAAAGTGTTTGGAGGAGCAAGGCTTGAAGTTTGTTGGCCAAGATGttgaaggagagagaatggaaatTGTGGAGTTGGAAG ATCATCCCTTTTTCGTTGGAGTTCAGTATCACCCTGAGTTCCTGTCCAGACCTATCAAGCCTTCCCCACCGTACTTTGGCCTCCTCCTGGCGTCCGTGGGGAGGCTCCCACATTACCTCCAGAAAGGCTGCAGGCTCTCGCCCAG GGACACCTACAGTGACAGAAGTGGAAGCAGCTCCCCTGACTCTGAAATCACTGAACTGAAGTTTCCATCAATAAATCATGACTGA
- the CTPS1 gene encoding CTP synthase 1 isoform X2 yields the protein MKYILVTGGVISGIGKGIIASSVGTILKSCGLHVTSIKIDPYINIDAGTFSPYEHGEVFVLDDGGEVDLDLGNYERFLDIRLTKDNNLTTGKIYQYVINKERKGDYLGKTVQVVPHITDAIQEWVMRQALIPVDEDGLEPQVCVIELGGTVGDIESMPFIEAFRQFQFKVKRENFCNIHVSLVPQPSSTGEQKTKPTQNSVRELRGLGLSPDLVVCRCSNPLDTSVKEKISMFCHVEPEQVICVHDVSSIYRVPLLLEEQGVVDYFLRRLDLPIERQPRKMLMKWKEMADRYDRLLETCSIALVGKYTKFSDSYASVIKALEHSALAINHKLEIKYIDSTDLEPSTLQEEPVRYHEAWQKLCSAHGVLVPGGFGVRGTEGKIQAISWARKQKKPFLGVCLGMQLAVVEFSRNVLGWQGNRQPPEEGTRLSKSPGSAPAPAALERPALLSSRPPSLSWCPARKLTLAGVRLCGYYELGRWSWSDLGSDFDFITQDG from the exons ATGAAGTACATTCTAGTTACTGGTGGTGTCATATCAGGAATTGGAAAAGGAATCATCGCCAGCAGTGTGGGCACAATACTCAAGTCATGTGGTTTACATGTAACCTCCATTAAAATTGACCCGTATATTAACATTGATGCAGGAACATTCTCTCCTTATGAGCATG GTGAGGTTTTTGTGCTGGATGATGGTGGGGAAGTAGACCTTGACCTGGGTAACTATGAACGTTTCCTTGACATCCGCCTCACCAAGGACAATAATCTGACCACTGGAAAGATCTATCAGTACGTCATTAACAAGGAACGCAAAGGAGATTACTTGGGGAAAACTGTCCAAG TCGTCCCGCACATCACAGATGCAATCCAGGAGTGGGTAATGAGACAGGCGTTAATACCCGTGGATGAAGATGGCCTGGAGCCTCAAGTGTGTGTTATTGAG CTTGGTGGGACAGTAGGAGATATAGAAAGCATGCCCTTTATTGAGGCCTTCCGTCAATTCCAGTTCAAGGTCAAAAGAGAGAACTTCTGTAACATTCATGTCAGTCTAGTTCCTCAG CCAAGTTCAACAGGGGAACAGAAGACTAAACCCACCCAGAACAGTGTTCGGGAACTCAGAGGGCTTGGGCTTTCCCCAGATCTG GTTGTGTGCAGGTGCTCAAATCCTCTTGACACAtcagtgaaagagaaaatatcaatGTTCTGCCATGTGGAACCTGAACAA GTGATCTGTGTCCACGATGTCTCGTCCATCTACCGAGTCCCCTTGTTGTTAGAAGAGCAGGGGGTTGTAGATTATTTTCTCCGGAGACTTGACCTTCCTATTGAGAGGCAGCCGCGGAAAATGCTAATGAAGTGGAAAGAGATGGCTGACAG ATATGATCGCCTGCTGGAGACCTGCTCTATTGCCCTCGTGGGCAAATACACCAAGTTCTCAGACTCGTACGCCTCTGTCATTAAAGCTCTGGAGCATTCTGCACTGGCCATAAACCACAAATTGGAAATCAAG TACATAGATTCCACGGACTTGGAGCCGAGCACCTTGCAGGAGGAGCCCGTGCGCTACCATGAGGCCTGGCAGAAGCTATGCAGTGCTCA TGGCGTGCTGGTTCCGGGAGGATTTGGTGTCCGAGGGACTGAAGGAAAAATCCAAGCGATCTCCTGGGCTCGGAAACAGAAGAAGCCTTTTTTGG GCGTGTGCTTAGGAATGCAGTTGGCAGTGGTtgaattttcaagaaatgtgCTGGGATGGCAAG GGAACCGCCAACCACCGGAGGAGGGAACACGGCTGAGCAAGTCGCCTGGCTCCGCCCCTGCACCTGCTGCTCTGGAGAGGCCCGCACTCCTGTCATCACGGCCACCGTCCCTGAGCTGGTGTCCGGCGAGAAAACTAACTCTGGCTGGTGTGAGGCTGTGTGGTTATTATGAACTTGGGCGCTGGAGCTGGTCGGACCTGGGCTCAGATTTTGACTTTATCACTCAGGATGGGTGa